The Actinomycetota bacterium DNA segment GTGTACCGGGGGCATCCGGGTCGAAGGGCTTCCGGAAGCTAAGCCCACCCCGCCCTTTGATTGGCCGAAGTAGATTTGTGGCTATGGCCGACCGGATCCTGACCCTGAGGGAGCTCAACCGGACCATCCTGGCCCGCCAGATGCTTGTATCCCGTACATCCGGCTCGGCACCCGAGGCGGTCTCCCGGCTCGTCGGCCTGCAGGCCCAGTCCGCCATGGCGCCGTTCGTCGGGCTGTGGACGCGTGTGGAAAATCTCAGCCGTGAGGAGGTTGCCGGGCTCATCGAGGACAGGACCATCCTCAAGGCGACGATGATGAGGGGCACGCTGCACCTGCTCACAGCGGCGGACTATCTCGAGTTCCGCTCCACGCTCCAGCCGGTGTTCGACGGCGCCCTCGCCGGGATTCTCAAGGGCCGGGCGGACGGCCTCGACGTGCCGAAGCTGCTCGCTGCAGCGAAGCCCTTCCTCGCTGAGTCGCCCCGGTCCTTTGCCGAGCTGACAAGGATGGCCGAGAAGCTTCTACCGGGGACCGACCCGGGCGCCATGCGTTACACGATCCGGATGAGGCTTCCCCTGGTTCAGGTGCCCGTCGCCAAAGGGTGGAGCTTCCCGGGCAACCCGAAGTACGCCCTGGCGGAGTCCTGGCTGGGGAGAACCGTTCCGCCCGGAGACCGGTTCAAAGAACTCGTCCTTCGTTACCTGTCGGCATTCGGCCCCGCCTCGGCCGCGGACCTGCAGACGTGGAGCGGCCTGGGAAAGGAGCGAATGGAAGCGCTGAGGCCCGAACTCAAGACCTACCGGGACGAAAAGGGGAAGGAGTTGTTCGACCGCCCCGACCTGAACATCGAGGACCCGGACCACCCCGCTCCGGAACGCTTCCTTCCGGAGTACGACAATCTCCTGCTTTCGCACGCCAACCGCACCCGGGTGATCGCCGATGAACACCGCTCGAAGGTCTACATCCCGGTTCTCAGGGTCCGGTCGACGATCCTCGTGGACGGGTTCGTCGCGGGGACCTGGAAGGTCGAGAAGTCCAAAGGCACGGCCACGCTGATAGTCGAGCCGTTTGCCAAGCTGTCCCGATCAAGCCGGACGGCACTCTCCGAAGAGGGCGAGATGCTGGTCCGCTTCGTGGGCTACGACGCCAAGCTGCACGAGGTCAGGTTCGAGACCTAGAGCAGCCTTACGGTCTCGGGGGCAGTTCCTGGACCGCCCAGGCGTTGCCGTCCGGGTCGCTGAAGAAGACGAACTTTCCCCAAGGAAACTCCTGAAGCTCGCTCGCCTCGACGCCGTTCTGCACCAGATGCTCACGGGCGGCCGCAGCATCCGCCACAACGATCTGCATCCCTTTGACCGATCCGGGCTCCGCATCGGTCACCCCCTTGCCTACCGCGATCGAGCAGGCGGATCCCGGCGGGGTCAGTTGGACGAACCGAACCTGGTCGTTCACCGTATGGTCCTGGTCCAGGTTGAATCCGACCTGGCCCGAGTAGAAGGCGATCGCTCGGTCCACGTCGGTGACCGGAATTGCGACCAATT contains these protein-coding regions:
- a CDS encoding winged helix DNA-binding domain-containing protein, whose product is MADRILTLRELNRTILARQMLVSRTSGSAPEAVSRLVGLQAQSAMAPFVGLWTRVENLSREEVAGLIEDRTILKATMMRGTLHLLTAADYLEFRSTLQPVFDGALAGILKGRADGLDVPKLLAAAKPFLAESPRSFAELTRMAEKLLPGTDPGAMRYTIRMRLPLVQVPVAKGWSFPGNPKYALAESWLGRTVPPGDRFKELVLRYLSAFGPASAADLQTWSGLGKERMEALRPELKTYRDEKGKELFDRPDLNIEDPDHPAPERFLPEYDNLLLSHANRTRVIADEHRSKVYIPVLRVRSTILVDGFVAGTWKVEKSKGTATLIVEPFAKLSRSSRTALSEEGEMLVRFVGYDAKLHEVRFET
- a CDS encoding VOC family protein, with the protein product MDWKLELVAIPVTDVDRAIAFYSGQVGFNLDQDHTVNDQVRFVQLTPPGSACSIAVGKGVTDAEPGSVKGMQIVVADAAAAREHLVQNGVEASELQEFPWGKFVFFSDPDGNAWAVQELPPRP